The Acinetobacter wuhouensis genome includes the window CGTCTAAATTGACCAGGTTTAATAATTCTTGTGCTTTGCTCAGTCTTGTTTTTCGATCTACACCTGCGAGTTCTAAACCAAATGCGATATTGTCCTGTACATTTTGCCACGGCAATAACACATCATCCTGAAACACCACACCACGGTCACGACTTGGTGCAAGCACTTCCTCACCATCGAGTTTGATCGAACCCAATTGTGGATGAGTAAAGCCTGCTATCAGGTTTAATAATGTTGTTTTACCACTGCCTGAAGCGCCCAACGCTACCATCAGCTGCTCAGAACCCAACTGGAAAGACACATCCTGAAGTACAGGGTGTTGAGCGCCAGCATACTGCGCTTGTACATGTTCTACCGTCAATACAGCCATGATGAACCCTTCCGATCTTATTTAGACCCGCTGATATAGCGTGTCGTAATAAATTGTTGATAATCTGGAGATACTTTTTTGACCAGACCCTGCGCTTTTAGAAAATTCACTGAATTGGCAATATTTTGAATGGTACGCCCACCTAGATACTGCTGACTCAGTTGCACCTGGCGATTTGGATATTCCGCACCTGCTAGTAAAGTTGGTACATCCTGCGCATCTACACCTGTAATTTTGGCAATCTTTTTGACCGCAGGAGAATGTGCCGTCCACTGTTTCTTATTACGGTTATAACTGTCGTAATAATTCAAAGTCACGGTGGAAAATTTGCTTAAAACCTCAGAATGCTTTTTGGCAAAATCTTTACGTGCCACCCAGACTTCAAACGTTGGAGAACCCCATTGACCCACCTGCCCTGCATCGGTCATGACCTTGCCGGTTTTTTGAATATTCGCCAATGCAGGTGACCATACAAAGGCTGCATCAATATCACCACGACGCCAAGCCGCATTGATTTCCGCAGGTTTTAAATTCAGTAAACGAATCTGATTGGTTTTAATATTCCAGTGTTTCAAAGCACCCAATAAGCTGTAATGCGCTGTAGAGGCGAATGGCGTTGCGATTTTTTTACCAATCAAATCTTTTGGGCTATGAATCCCTGAACCATTGCGTACCACCAGTGCTTCTGCACTTTTCAGATCAGTTGAAATCAGGAACACTTCAATCGGTAGATTATTTGCAACTGCTGCACCCAAAGGACTTGAACCGATCAACGCAATATCCACAGAACCTGAAGCCAATGCCGTTAATACTTCTGCCCCACTGTTAAATAACCGCCAGTCCAACTTTTGCCCAATCGCTTTGTCATAGACACCATCTGCCTGCGCCACTTTGGCTGGCTCGATATTGGTCTGATAACCAATGACAATAGGACGTGCATTTGTCAGCCCACTCATGCCCAGTAAGACAGTGAATGAACTCAACAAAATCAATTGCTGAAGTTTCATGAGCGATTATAAAATATGCTGAGAGAAAGGATTAAAATTCATGTTAATGGTAAGGTTTTCGTATATTAATAAAAAATATGTTTTTCAGATTTGCTTATCTTTTTAATTCATTAACTGATTCATAAATCCAAAAAATCTCATTAACCACATCAAGATTAGAAACAAATTAATGGATTTTCCCTCACAGCAATCATGTGATTAAAGTCACACTTAAACAGAGCTTAATTATCAAAATCACATTATCCAAAATTTTCAAAGGTTTACTCGTCAGAAATAGAGTAATAACTCTATTTTTATACAGCTAAAATTACTATATTCAATTTGAAAAGATGCTTCTTAAATATAAGGATTTAGAATGAGAAAAGGATTTCTTACATTTACAGCCATTTCTTTATTGGGATTTTCAAATATTGCACTAGCAAAACAAGATGTTTGCGTTTTTGATTTACTGGGTAAGGCGGGTGAATCATATAAAATGATGGAAGAATGGGCTTTGGCTGCTAAAGCATGGAGCACCGACGTTCAACTCATCGCTTACCAAAATGAAGAACTAGCAGAAAAAGATTTTAAAAATGGTAAATGCGATGCCGTCTATTTAACTGCGATGCGTTCACGTCAGTTTAATAAATTTGCGGGGTCTATTGATGCTTTAGGTGGCGTGCCAAGCAATGCTATTGCCTTAAAAGCTATTAATTTCGTACTTGATAAAAGAAATGTGAGACGTCTGAAATCCACAGTGGATGGCGTTGAATATGAAGTGGGTGGTATTGGTCAAATTGGCCCAGCTTATATATTCGTCCGTGACCGAAAAATTAATACGATTGAAAAAGCCACGGGTAAAACCTTTGCTGTGTTGTCCTATGACAAAGCGCAAATTGCCGCAGTAAAACGAGTTGGTGCAACACCAATTTTATCTGATATTTCTGATTTCGTGCTTAAATTTAACCAAGGTAAAGTGGATATGGTCGGTGCACCCGCCTATGCGTTTAAACCTTTAGAAATATCCAAAGGCTTAGGCAATACTGGAGCAATGTTTAATTTTCCAGTACTCAACGTCACAGCAGATCTCATTTTTAATACCACCAAGTTTTCGCCAGGTTTTGGCAACCTATCCAGAGATTGGTTCTTAAAACAAATGCCAAAACAATTTGCGATGGTTAAAAAACTCGAAGAAACCATTCCAAATAGTTATCGTATGAATCTGAGTAAAGAAGACAAAGAACGCTATCAAAAATTACTGCGTGATACTCGTTTAGAACTCACTCAACAAGGGGTTTATGATCCAACCATGATGTCGGTACTCAAACGTGCGCGCTGTACTGTGGATCGAACCAACTTTGAATGTTCTTTATCTGGTGAATAGGTACGATTCAATCTCATAAAAAACCAGACAGTGGAGGCATCCTAAAACTGTCTGGTTTTTTATCTACTATAAAATGATTTTACTGTGCAGAAGGTTGTTGTTCTAAACCAGTATCATCTGTTGCTTGTGGTGCTTGAGATTGTTGAATATTGGCATCACCTTCAACCGCTGTACCTTGTTGAGTTGGATCCACTGTAGAAGATTGAGCAGACTGTTGTTGATCTACAGATGTCGGAGCCGTTTGTGTTGTTTCAGGTGCTTTTGTTGTTTCACTTGAAGTACACGCTGTACTCATCACAGCAACACCTGCCAAAAGCATAAAAATTAAACCTGACTTTTTCATCATTAATTCCTTTATCACTCTTAAATTTAAACTTAGTAAAAACGACAACTCAAGACGATGTTGTCGTGCTGACTATCATTACTATTTTTTTTGTGAACTTGGTTGATGCTTGGTAAGAATTTTAGAGCTTTGCCGTATAAGCTCTGCAAAAGTTTGTTAAATTTAAAAATAAGATCAATTTCATGAAAATTATGATTAATCATCTGTTTTCCATCAATAAATCATCATATTCAACATCAAATTTGATGTGATGCATTTTAATTTTATTATAAAAGTCTTACACGCTTTACATCATTAAACATTTTGTTGTGGCAAAAAAAAAAGCTTATCCAAGAGGGTTGGATAAGCATAGAAAACACATTCTAAAATAAATGTGATAATAAAAAGAAACTACAGCGATAGAATCTGAGATGGATAATAATTAAAGATTCGGGTTAATACAAAGCTTTTTTATCAATGGTTTAATCGATTTTTACGATACATATAGATGTTTAAATGTTTAGATAAATTTTAACATTTGATAAATTTGCTTATTTTGGGATTTATCTGATTTATGAACATTCAATTTTTAGCTAAAAAATGATTAAACTTTTTTGTATACGAGTGCATCTATTTCCAATATTTCCACCTCATTCAGTGTAAATCTGCTGTTTTTGATGAAAACCCATTAAATTAAAACGAAAATCCTTGAATTTTAGCGACTCGCCCACATTTCATATGCATTGACAAATTAAACACTCATGGCAGTTCAGCAATGAACACAGTGTAAACTGCTGCCGATAAGGACTGTACATGTTTAAGAACCCTTTTAAACGGAGTAAATCAATGGCAACTGAGCAAAATCAAGAAGCCCAAGATCTTCAAAACGAGCAAGCTGTAGAACAACAATCAGCGCAAACTCAAGCTGAAAATGAACAGGCTGAAGTGACTGTTGATTCTTTACAAGAACAAATTGCTCAACTTGAAGGTGACTTAAAACTCGAAAAAGCACGTACTGCAAATGCAGTCTATGAGGCTCAAAAAAGCGTTGAACGTATTCAACGTGAAGCTGAAAAGCATAAAGATACAGTGCTTGAAAAGTTTGCCAAAGAGTTACTGACTTCTGTAGATAACTTAGAACGTGCAATTCAAGCAGGTGGCGAAGAAGAAACTCCTGTACTTGAAGGCGTAAAACTGACTTTAAAATCATTACTTACGACTTTAGAGAAGTTCGGCATTGTAGAAGTAGATACGATCAATGGTTTCAATGCTGACTTGCATCAAGCAGTGGGTATTGACCCAAATGCCAAAGCCAATGAAATTGGCACAGTTTTACAAAAAGGTTATGCCCTAAATGGTCGTCTGCTCCGCCCTGCAATGGTCATGGTCGGTGCATAAACCCAATAAATGAGAGAGTTTTTTAGAAATTTTATCAAAAATGACTTGAAATATTTTGAATGGCTCTCATATCGGATTACAAGAAAATCACTTTTAATTTCTCATTATCAAAGCGAGAGATTAAAGGATTCAAAAGAATTTAGAGGAACATATTAATGGCTAAAATTATCGGTATTGACTTAGGTACAACCAACTCATGTGTTGCGGTACTTGAAGGCGATAAAGTTAAAGTAATTGAAAATGCTGAAGGCGCACGTACAACTCCATCGATTGTTGCGTACAAAGATGGCGAAACTTTGGTGGGTCAATCTGCAAAACGTCAAGCAGTAACCAACCCTAAAAATACCTTGTACGCGATCAAACGTTTGATCGGTCGTAAGTACCAAGACCAAGCAGTACAAAAAGACATCGGTATTGCACCATTCAAAATCGTGAAAGCGGACAATGGCGATGCTTGGGTTGAAGTAAACGATAAAAAACTTGCACCACAACAAGTTTCAGCAGAAATCTTGAAAAAGATGAAAAAAACTGCGGAAGACTACCTTGGTGAAACAGTAACAGAAGCGGTAATTACTGTTCCTGCGTACTTCAACGATGCGCAACGTCAAGCAACTAAAGATGCAGGTAAAATTGCAGGTTTAGATGTTAAACGTATTATCAACGAACCAACTGCTGCTGCACTTGCGTTCGGTATGGATAAGAAAGAAGGCGACCGTAAAGTTGCTGTATATGACCTTGGTGGTGGTACTTTTGACGTATCAATCATTGAAATTGCTGACCTAGATGGCGACCAACAAATCGAAGTATTGTCTACAAATGGTGATACATTCCTTGGTGGTGAAGACTTTGATAATGCATTGATCGACTATTTAGTTGAAGAGTTCAAAAAAGAACAAAACTTCAACTTGAAACAAGATCCTCTTGCACTTCAACGTTTAAAAGAAGCAGCTGAAAAAGCGAAAATTGAGCTTTCTTCATCTAATTCAACTGAAATTAACCTTCCGTACATCACGGCTGATGCAACTGGTCCTAAACACTTAGTGATCAATGTAACACGTGCAAAACTTGAAGGTTTGGTTGCTGACTTGGTTGCTCGTACGATTGAGCCTTGTAAAATTGCGCTTAAAGATGCTGGTCTTTCAACTTCTGACATCTCTGACGTGATCTTGGTTGGTGGTCAGTCACGTATGCCAATGGTTCAACAAAAAGTTCAAGAGTTCTTCGGTAAAGAACCTCGTAAAGACGTAAACCCTGATGAAGCAGTGGCAATTGGTGCTGCGATTCAAGGTGCGGTACTTTCAGGTGACAAAACTGACGTACTTTTACTTGACGTGACTCCGTTGACTCTTGGTATTGAAACGATGGGTGGCGTGTTAACTGCAATCATCGAGAAAAACACCACGATTCCTGCGAAGAAATCTCAAGTGTTCTCAACTGCTGCGGACAACCAACCTGCTGTAGACATTTCAGTTTACCAAGGTGAACGTAAAATGGCTCAACAAAACAAATTGTTGGGTAACTTCCAATTAGGCGATATTCCACCTGCTCCACGTGGTGTGCCACAAATTGAAGTATCGTTCGACATCAACGCTGATGGTATCTTGAAAGTATCTGCAAAAGATAAGAGCACTGGTAAAGAGCAATCAATTCAAATTAAAGCAAACTCTGGTTTGAGCGATGCTGAAATTGAAGCGATGATCAAAGATGCTGAAGCGAATGCTGAAGAAGATCGTAAGTTCGAAGAACTTGCTAAAGCACGTAACGAAGCTGATGCACTCGTTTCTTCTGCTCAAAAAGCGGTTAAAGATTTGGGCGAGCAAGTCACTGCTGATGAAAAATCTGCAATCGATGCTGCGGTAGCTGAGTTAGAAACTGCTGCGAAAGAGAATGATGTAGATGATATTAAAGCGAAAACTGAAGCGCTTCAAAACATCATCATGCCGATTACTCAACGTGCGTATGAAGCTGCTCAAGGTCAAGGCGGAGCTCAAGGTTTCGATCCTAACCAATTCGGTGGAGACGCTGGTCAACAACAGCAAAAAGCGGACGATGGCGTTGTAGATGCTGAGTTCACTGAAGTGAAAGATGACAAAAAATAATTCGTTATTGAATGTCTAAAGAAAACCGCTCAAGAGATTGAGCGGTTTTTTATTGCCTTCTACTTGAATAAATTAAATTTGGAGTTGCTTTTGTTAATCTCTGATATTGCTAAAAAAACTGGGTTATCCATCCATACGCTAAGGTATTACGAGCAAATTGGATTACTCAAAAATATTCATCGTAATCAAGCAGGTCGACGTGTTTATACCCAACTGGACTTGGACTGGTTAGAATGGATTAAGCGTTTAAAATCTACAGGTATGCCTTTAGAACAGATGCAAGAATTTGCCCAATTTCGTCTCGAAGGCGATCAAACCTTGAAACAAAGGCAATTATTACTTATGCAACATTCACAAAAATTAAAACAAGAAATTCAACGATTAAATCAAGAACTCGACATCGTCGATTATAAAATCGAATTTTATGCAGAAAAAATGCTTGAGCTAGAGTGAACTCTAGCAGTTAGCATCTATGATTCACCATATGAATGAGAAAGAAATGATGCTGACTACAGGCTTTTATGTCACTGCTGAATTAAAAATTAAAGATCCCAATAAAATTTTAGAGACCCGTAATGCCTTAAGTGCATTATGTAAAATCACTTTAGAACAGGAATCAGGCTGTACCCTATTTCAACTCCATCAATGCCAAAATGATGCTACTCGTTTACTGCTTTGGGAACGCTTCGACTCAGAAGATGCCTACAATACCCATTTTCAACAATCCCATACCAAAGCATATCTTGCACAGGATTTGACTGAGGTCATGCAGCATTTTATCAGTGACATTGTTCTTTAACGTTTAGATTCATCAGAAGATGAACTGAATCCTCTAAGCTGTAGCAAACTTAGAGAATTTAGTTCAGAGTTTTTTATAGACGAAACTAAAACTATCTTTATAATCAAAATAAAAACAGGCTTAGAAAATGAAAAACACCCCTGCCGTTTCCCCAACCGTGTATTACAGTCTGATCATTGCCCAATTTATTTTGCCTATCATTGCAGCATGCATTGATATGTTTAATGTTGAACCTGAATTAGAACTTCTCGATAAAACCCTATATCTAGAACCACAATCGTGGGAACTCACTGTGATGGGCATTGCAGGAATAATTATACTCACCATTACTATTGGGTTACTCCTGAAAAAAGAATGGGCAAGAAAAGCCTATCTCTATACATTCTTCCCCACTTTTCTACTCTATTTTATGCCCTATATGCATTGGATTTATATGAGTAGTTTTGCTGCGATTTTTAATGATCTGGCTTTTGTGAGTGCAGGAATTTTGTTGATGATATTGGTCACACCTTCGCTCTATCAACCCATTTTCCAAGAATAAAACATGATCAAAATTATACTTCTGACCATTGCACTGTATATTTTCATCGAACTGATGTGTCATGGCTTTGCGATATTTGTACGTCGAATTTTAAATAAAACCGTTGTTCAAGATCATCGTAAAGCACTTCATTTACAGTTTATTCAGCAGACTTTTTATCGTCTTATGCTAATCCTCAGCATCGTACTGATGAACCATGCCTATACAGAAATGGCTTTCTTTGAACAAAGTGATGTTGTACGTTTTACATGGAGTGCTTTTGTCATTGTACTGATTTTATTTATTTTCTGGTGGATCAATGCTTTTATTATTCGTCAGGTTTTACAATCACAACAGCAACAATCCGTCACTGCGACATTTAAACAAAAAGTCAGTTATATCATGTTCCATCCAAAGGAGTTTCAAGACAGTTATATCAATACCACATACTTAGAAAAATCCAAATGGATAAATCGAATCCTCAGTGTGCTTGCATTTATTTTGCTGTTTATGGATCTACAATTACTATTCAATATTGCGCATTCATAACGTATTTTTACATGCCCAAAGCACCTTCAAGATGCACACCTGTCGTATGACCTAAGACAGTAAACAATCCTATATTGAATAAAAATAGTCCGATAAAAACAGCGGGAATTATCAATAATCGTTGCCGTTTATTCAGGCTTTTGCGTAGTTGAATTCGATATTCTGATGCTGGTGCTTTAGGAATCGTCACCACACGCTCAATCGTATTGCTGATCGCTTGATCGAGTTTGCCTAATGAAGAGCCTGCATGAACTTCAAACACATAATTTCCTGCATCCAACTCACAAAAGTAAACCATTCGCGATGCGCGAGTAAAACTTGTTTTTGTGGCATTGCCATAACTACGGGAAAGTTTTACAGGCTGATGGTGATCGGTGTTTATAATCTGAGGTGTGCTGAATGCCATGGGCGATTTTTTCAACATTGGTCCCTCTTCCCAAATGGCAAAACCACCTTTTTCAGTTAATTTGAATGTTTTAAACTGCTCATTCAAGGGTAAATCGACCACGATACGAGTACGGAACATGATGTACAGACATTTAAACACATAGCTCCAACACCCTAAACCTGCGATGAACATCAACACACCTAAAATTACATATATATTCATTGTTGTTATCTTCTAAATCTTTTGCTTAAGCTTAAAAGCGAATGCTCTACACGTCTGTTAAATTCTGCAATCTGCATTTTATAAAGACTGCCACAACAAGGGTTAAAACAACCATCATGTATGATCAATCTGTTTGAGTACTTGTCATTCTGATAATTTCAGATAGATTATTCAGAACAAAAAATATTTATATACAGATCATGCGTCTTTGGATTTTACTCGGTTTAATCATTTTTACGGCATATTTTGCGATACAACGCATGATGTATCCGCAACTCAATCATAATTCTGTGATGGATCGTATTTCTCACCCTTTGGACACTCGTCTTCGCTATCGTATCGGTGAGATTGATCCACGCTTTAATCTAAGCCAATCACAAGTGCAAGACTTGGCACAACAAGCGGCTGAAATTTGGCATATTGGTACACTGAAAAGCCTATTCGTCTATGATCCCAATGCCAAACTGACCATTAATTTGATCTACGATGAACGTCAGGCTGAGTCGAATGCACGTTCGCAAGAAATGAAAATATTAGAAAATACCCAACAATATACGCACAGTAAAAAACAAAAAATTCAACAAATCCACGCAGAACTGGATTTAGCAAATCGTGAATTGGAACTACAGAAAGCCAATTATCAAAATAAAGTTGACCAATATAATCAGTTAATCAATAGCATTAACCAGACCCGACAAAATATCGACTCATCAACAAAATACCAACTGGATCAGCAAAAAAACCAACTCATCATTGAACAAACTCAACTGAAACAACAACTGGATAGTTACAATCAAAAAGTCTATGAATTAAATCGACAAGTAGAGCAATTCAACTCTGTTAATCAACAATTTAATCAATCTGTGGATCATTTCAATCACCGCTTTCAACCACGTCAATTTGATAAAGGTGTTTTTGATGGACGTAGTATCAATATTTATGAATTTGAATCGAGCGATGATCTACGTGTCACCATTGCCCATGAGCTCGGGCATGCACTTGGACTGTTACACAATGATGATCCGAAAGCACTGATGTACCCAATGATGAAAGAACAAGATTTGCAAAACTTTAAATTAACCGCAGCAGATTTAGCAATGTTAAACTCTAGATGAATATTCTTTTTTCAACAGTAATGCTGATATTTTAAAACCTTATTGTTTTTATGTATTTAATTGGCAATAAGATCGGTTTTATTTAAAAATCATGCTATTGTGCTTCATCTAAGCTAAGTAATGGGGAGATTCCAATGAGCTATTATCATATTATTCTTGAAGTAAATGATCATATCAGCACGATTGAACAAACTCGTGATATTGAAATCTTTGATATTACTGAACTTCAGCCTTATCTTTATGCCATTTTGTTGCCTTATTTTAATGAACAACAAATCGAACTTGAAGAAGAAAATATCGAGTTCTCTGATATTTTACACATCGAAATTAAGCAGACTTTATTGCCTATTCAACACCTGATTGAAGAAGAACAAAAACAACTTCCGAGTGATACGGATGTGACCATCACGGCTTATGAAATTTTTAATAATCGTGACCATACTCAAGATGTGACTGCGGTGATTTTTGATTTACTTGAAGCTGTAAAAATTGATCAAGCGGATATTGAATAATCCTATGATTTAAATCAACAAAGGTCTGCAATTGCAGACCTTTTGTTTTGTTAGCGATAATTTATTGCATCATACTTTTAGCCGCTTCATTTCTGAATGCATTTAAAATTTGTTGCCCTGCCCGACCTGTTGGATTTAAGCCCAACTTGGTTTGCTCTTGTTGGATTGCCTGACGCGTTTTATCACCAATCAAACCATCAGCCTCACCAATGTCATAGCCTTTTTTCAATAAATAATTTTGAATTTCACGACGTTCAGCGCGAGATGTTCCCGCATCTGCTGTAGGCCACGCTGTTTGAAAACCACCTTTACCCTGTAAACGATCAGATAAATGAGCAATTGCCAAAGCATAACTTTCAGCAGCATTGTACGAATAAATCGCATCAAAGTTTTTAAACACTAAGAAAGCTGGGCCATTCGCCCCTGCTGGCATCATTAAACCTGCTTGTGAACTTTCAGATAAATTACCTTGAATGATTGGCGTACCATCCACACGGGTAAAACCACGATTTACCCAAGAACTTAAAGATTTTTTATTACGACGACTTTCGCCACCCACTGAAGCACCATCAGGGATTTTAACTTCAAAGCCCCACGGCATACCTGTTTGCCAACCACGCTTTTTGAGGAAATTTGCTGTTGAAGCCAAAGCATCTGAAGTACTTGAAACCAAGTCACGGCGACCATCACCATCGAAATCGACTGCCAACTCTTCATAAGTCGACGGCATAAATTGGGTATGACCAAACGCCCCTGCCCACGATCCTTTTAACTGCTCTTCACGCAAATCGCCACGTTGCAAAATGCGCATGGTTGCAAAAAACTCGCCTCTAAAATAGCTTTGACGACGACCTTCACAGCTCAATGTACCCAGAGCTTGGAGTAATGGATATTTACCAGAAATATCACCAAAATTACTTTCCACGCCCCACACAGCGACCACAGTTTCAGCAGGTACACCATAAGCAGCTGCGACACGGTTGAGCACATCGCGATGTTGCGCTAACATTTGACGCCCTTTTTCTACACGCTCCTCATCGACCAAACCTGAAAGATAATCCCAGATTGGTGTAGAAAATTCAGGCTGATAATCCAGTTTACTAATCACTGAATAATCAGGTGTTAAATTTTGCGTATAACGATCATAGGTTGAACCACTCACACCTGAAGAAATAGCCTGAGAACGTAAATTTGCAATACAGCCTTGAAAATTTGAATTTGGTGAATAACTTTGATTTTGAAAACTTTGGCTCTGAATAGGCTGATTTGTTGTCGTCGTTGTTCCAGAAGAAATCTGACCATTAATAATTAACTCAGCATTGGCATGAGTCACTGCCAATAAAGCCGATCCACAAAATAATGATAAATAACGCATAATATCCACAAATTGGTTTTAAATTTAAATTATGTAAATACCATAACAGCCTGTGAATAAAATGACAGTTGTAAATCGTAAAATTTAAATTCATTTGTACAATTTGAATTCATAATTTATAAAAAGAAGTTTTTGAATTTAAAAAAGTTACC containing:
- the grpE gene encoding nucleotide exchange factor GrpE — protein: MATEQNQEAQDLQNEQAVEQQSAQTQAENEQAEVTVDSLQEQIAQLEGDLKLEKARTANAVYEAQKSVERIQREAEKHKDTVLEKFAKELLTSVDNLERAIQAGGEEETPVLEGVKLTLKSLLTTLEKFGIVEVDTINGFNADLHQAVGIDPNAKANEIGTVLQKGYALNGRLLRPAMVMVGA
- the dnaK gene encoding molecular chaperone DnaK, coding for MAKIIGIDLGTTNSCVAVLEGDKVKVIENAEGARTTPSIVAYKDGETLVGQSAKRQAVTNPKNTLYAIKRLIGRKYQDQAVQKDIGIAPFKIVKADNGDAWVEVNDKKLAPQQVSAEILKKMKKTAEDYLGETVTEAVITVPAYFNDAQRQATKDAGKIAGLDVKRIINEPTAAALAFGMDKKEGDRKVAVYDLGGGTFDVSIIEIADLDGDQQIEVLSTNGDTFLGGEDFDNALIDYLVEEFKKEQNFNLKQDPLALQRLKEAAEKAKIELSSSNSTEINLPYITADATGPKHLVINVTRAKLEGLVADLVARTIEPCKIALKDAGLSTSDISDVILVGGQSRMPMVQQKVQEFFGKEPRKDVNPDEAVAIGAAIQGAVLSGDKTDVLLLDVTPLTLGIETMGGVLTAIIEKNTTIPAKKSQVFSTAADNQPAVDISVYQGERKMAQQNKLLGNFQLGDIPPAPRGVPQIEVSFDINADGILKVSAKDKSTGKEQSIQIKANSGLSDAEIEAMIKDAEANAEEDRKFEELAKARNEADALVSSAQKAVKDLGEQVTADEKSAIDAAVAELETAAKENDVDDIKAKTEALQNIIMPITQRAYEAAQGQGGAQGFDPNQFGGDAGQQQQKADDGVVDAEFTEVKDDKK
- the tauA gene encoding taurine ABC transporter substrate-binding protein, with the translated sequence MKLQQLILLSSFTVLLGMSGLTNARPIVIGYQTNIEPAKVAQADGVYDKAIGQKLDWRLFNSGAEVLTALASGSVDIALIGSSPLGAAVANNLPIEVFLISTDLKSAEALVVRNGSGIHSPKDLIGKKIATPFASTAHYSLLGALKHWNIKTNQIRLLNLKPAEINAAWRRGDIDAAFVWSPALANIQKTGKVMTDAGQVGQWGSPTFEVWVARKDFAKKHSEVLSKFSTVTLNYYDSYNRNKKQWTAHSPAVKKIAKITGVDAQDVPTLLAGAEYPNRQVQLSQQYLGGRTIQNIANSVNFLKAQGLVKKVSPDYQQFITTRYISGSK
- a CDS encoding lytic murein transglycosylase translates to MRYLSLFCGSALLAVTHANAELIINGQISSGTTTTTNQPIQSQSFQNQSYSPNSNFQGCIANLRSQAISSGVSGSTYDRYTQNLTPDYSVISKLDYQPEFSTPIWDYLSGLVDEERVEKGRQMLAQHRDVLNRVAAAYGVPAETVVAVWGVESNFGDISGKYPLLQALGTLSCEGRRQSYFRGEFFATMRILQRGDLREEQLKGSWAGAFGHTQFMPSTYEELAVDFDGDGRRDLVSSTSDALASTANFLKKRGWQTGMPWGFEVKIPDGASVGGESRRNKKSLSSWVNRGFTRVDGTPIIQGNLSESSQAGLMMPAGANGPAFLVFKNFDAIYSYNAAESYALAIAHLSDRLQGKGGFQTAWPTADAGTSRAERREIQNYLLKKGYDIGEADGLIGDKTRQAIQQEQTKLGLNPTGRAGQQILNAFRNEAAKSMMQ
- a CDS encoding putative quinol monooxygenase; the encoded protein is MNEKEMMLTTGFYVTAELKIKDPNKILETRNALSALCKITLEQESGCTLFQLHQCQNDATRLLLWERFDSEDAYNTHFQQSHTKAYLAQDLTEVMQHFISDIVL
- a CDS encoding putative solute-binding protein, encoding MRKGFLTFTAISLLGFSNIALAKQDVCVFDLLGKAGESYKMMEEWALAAKAWSTDVQLIAYQNEELAEKDFKNGKCDAVYLTAMRSRQFNKFAGSIDALGGVPSNAIALKAINFVLDKRNVRRLKSTVDGVEYEVGGIGQIGPAYIFVRDRKINTIEKATGKTFAVLSYDKAQIAAVKRVGATPILSDISDFVLKFNQGKVDMVGAPAYAFKPLEISKGLGNTGAMFNFPVLNVTADLIFNTTKFSPGFGNLSRDWFLKQMPKQFAMVKKLEETIPNSYRMNLSKEDKERYQKLLRDTRLELTQQGVYDPTMMSVLKRARCTVDRTNFECSLSGE
- a CDS encoding matrixin family metalloprotease yields the protein MRLWILLGLIIFTAYFAIQRMMYPQLNHNSVMDRISHPLDTRLRYRIGEIDPRFNLSQSQVQDLAQQAAEIWHIGTLKSLFVYDPNAKLTINLIYDERQAESNARSQEMKILENTQQYTHSKKQKIQQIHAELDLANRELELQKANYQNKVDQYNQLINSINQTRQNIDSSTKYQLDQQKNQLIIEQTQLKQQLDSYNQKVYELNRQVEQFNSVNQQFNQSVDHFNHRFQPRQFDKGVFDGRSINIYEFESSDDLRVTIAHELGHALGLLHNDDPKALMYPMMKEQDLQNFKLTAADLAMLNSR
- a CDS encoding MerR family transcriptional regulator, whose amino-acid sequence is MLISDIAKKTGLSIHTLRYYEQIGLLKNIHRNQAGRRVYTQLDLDWLEWIKRLKSTGMPLEQMQEFAQFRLEGDQTLKQRQLLLMQHSQKLKQEIQRLNQELDIVDYKIEFYAEKMLELE